The window GCAATTGTCAAGTTTGTTTATGAACTGAGTGACTGATCGCGCACTTACTGTCATATGAAATTTCTCTCCAAGCTTTATCTACTTCAGGCCCAGCGCCAACAAAGGGATTACCTTTAGTCGTAATGTTATATCGAACATGACTGTATTGGACGGAAACATCGGCAGGTGCTGTATATATTGTCAGCTGCTTTGAAATGTCTTATCAGGTTATGTTAATGACCTACACCAGGCTGAAACTTGTCGAATATGATATAGAGTTGATGATCTCATGATCATAGTCATGACGAGCATTCCACATGAGGTAAACAGCAAAGCTGCATGAACGGCCCATAGCCATTTAGACTTCACCCATCTGGAAGCTGTTTCACAGAAGGAAGATTGGTAGCATAGCTCCGAATCGTGAGATAGATAGTCTAGATCGTCGATTGCTTGCAAGGTCGATGATGATTCCGATGACAGACGGGTAGGTTTCTCGCCAGGAAAAGCCACTTCAAGAGATCGATACTCGAAAGCCATGATAATGCAAACGAAAGAGAGTTGTAAATAGAGTTGCCTATAGGTTCTGAATGAATACAAAGAGAAGG is drawn from Trichoderma asperellum chromosome 4, complete sequence and contains these coding sequences:
- a CDS encoding uncharacterized protein (EggNog:ENOG41~TransMembrane:1 (o61-83i)), whose protein sequence is MAFEYRSLEVAFPGEKPTRLSSESSSTLQAIDDLDYLSHDSELCYQSSFCETASRWVKSKWLWAVHAALLFTSCGMLVMTMIMRSSTLYHIRQVSAWSPADVSVQYSHVRYNITTKGNPFVGAGPEVDKAWREISYDMGDQWIPKHDISKLDMPETSLKVNHPITGEEGYRVGMEVFHHLHCLNLLRRVTYKDYYEPLGGEFGHGPEALQAHTDHCIEVLRQNIQCNADIGLFTFYMIPDDPLAWPELNSKHTFIYQAKNLKEAKSPHLKLAW